The DNA region ACACACTTCAAATGTTTCTAATTTCTACTGGAAAAAGTAGAGCGACTAAACCCCAAAATACGTCACTGcagactgtttaaaaaaaacaaaattggacCCTCAGGGGAAGCCAAACAAGGGAGCCAGTATGCTCTCTGATTTAACGGTTTTCAGTCTGCAAGgtgaaaggaagaaaaaaaaaaaggaggggcggAAAATTTTCTGATCACATGACCGCAAAGTCACTCTGCAAGTATGCTGGCGGGATTTTGCCCGCAGAAGTCGAACCGATTTCGCCTCGCGAAAAGACGCGTCGTCGCTTCTGACGGACTTGAACGGGAGTCGTCGAGATAAGAACGGGAGACAAGTGAGCGACGACGACGAGTagggtgggaaaaaaatggtaagTGGAAACATGTGTTGCAACATAGCAGATGGAggtggtaatttaaaaaaaaatattaataaatactTATTGTGTGCcagtaagaggaaaaaaataagtaatcaATACTTTTGATAGGTTAAGTGCTCATATGAAAAATTCCCAAAATGCTCTGTAAAGCCTTATCAGGGCAATCTTTTAACTGATTGGCTGCCGTGATAGACAAAATATCATctggtgatatatcgcgatccTTTATGTCACGATCCGAGTATCGATCCtttagatcagtggttcttaaccttgctaaaggtaccgaaccccacaagtttcacatgtggattcaccgaacccttcggaattatgTAATAAAGCAATTATCtaaattcaaaaccgatatatcTAGGCtaccaagctaataatttaaccAATTACccttcaaaattcttctcaatTTGACAGGATGTTCTAAAAAAATTTGAGACCATGCTGCTCACTGATCTGTTGTATTCCTTCATACCAAGTGCAAGTCAAACTTCCAGATCAGTCACATCAGAATGATCAGATTGATCAAAATTCCAGATCAAGGACTAGCAGCCCAAAGAAATAGATTAAACCTGTAAAttaggagcaaaccagtccaaaaccttgtttaaaatgccactttgcctagatttaatcagtgtacgaaaatagggctctgcattCCTTTACCTTTACCGAAcctcttagacttactcaccgaacccaggttaagaaccactactTTAAATACTTCTAATATACTGCGCCAACACAGCACCGGCCACAAgcccaaaaacttttagatgtcCCGGTCGGATCACTCTccgtcctgctgcttttcttggctgGCGACGTGCTTGagattgcttgttaaagttaaggatGAGTGACGGCTGTTGAAGCTTTGATGTTGCCGGAGACTCATAGGAGCGCTATCCTTGAAAGACGCCACATCACTGAGCTTGTTTAAACTACCGTATATTTCGGTCTATAAgtagtaggtttttttttttcatagtttggctgggggtgcgacttatactcgggagCGACTtataaattattaacacattatgatatcatttcacatgttattttggtgtttttgagtgacactgatggtttggtaaacttgttagcatgttctttatgctatagttatctgaataactcttaatagctatcggcacgttcgcgttctgcctttggcaatgtgtattCAATTGtatcattgacttttttatattgaaatgcatgcttttagtttgtggcgctttcacgcccacgtgggggcgcactcgcacttgtttacgcgaacaaGAGCGCTCACAAGCCAGAAgacgacggacagctacgcagcgtctctgagcgagggggcgagagagagagagacacggctgcgaacctacgttcattgtttatgcttgtaaaatatctctacagacgcaacgcctgtgtgtacatcatcttttctgttgtcgttgtgtgttttccacccgcgatcggacacttgagAGCCAGCTGTGTGAATATTTGAATAGTAAAtagtttttgaaagtgtttgcatttattgatttgggtggatacacgtccctctagtctacctcatttcacatggctgaatccatctgttccctgttaagaccaacataaacgtttgtttgtttgagctaatgattttttaatgcattcgtaatttagtttaaaggtatatttagccattttttgtgggaatatgtgtctgagccatttgttgagAGCTTAgtaaaaaagcgttagcattttatagcatttaagctagataacttttgctatccaagttagccaattgttccgttgttgtacatagatcctcttttttttttaaatatatatataccgggtgaggctcagctcaggtaaacttttttatgttccttatcagattactcgaatattcgaactaaatagtttatcgattaatcgactactataataaacgatagctgcagccctatttcgaatgaacgaacgttcgcagtctaaatggattgggcgttgagcaccgtcaatggcagccttagttacctgagacactattatggtggaagattttggtagcaactttttggtcccttttttttcctctttttttttttaaccttttgggatacaaagtatcacgattatATAACCAttacgatatattgtcacacccctaatttatgATGCATCGCtaatcgtgatcatcgtcaataccgtgatcatcgttcaataattgaCTCGTAGCACCTTGAATTGTATTTGAATCGAATGGTGGGGTGCATTAAATGGCAGACCCATAGTGTTACCTCACTTGTCCCGTCTGTTGCTGTCATTTTGGATTGACATACAACTGTTTTACTTTTCTTTCAGGCCAGTGAAACCACCACACAAGCTCCGCCATACGGCTCCACTGCGACCCCCAACACCTCCAGGGCGTCGCCGACCAATGTACTGCCCAACACCTCCACGGCGTCGCCGACCAATGTACTTGATCGCATCGCTGCCGCCGACCTGATTTCCACAGCCAACCACGTCTACGCCTTTTTAGCCGCCGCCGCCTTAATGGCTAGCTGCTTTCTGATCTACCACTTTGTGCGCACTTATGGGGCGCAACGCCGCGCGGCCTGGCCGGACCGACTTCTCTGGGCCTTCTCCTGCATCCAGCTCCTGCTGGTACTCTTCTCCTTCTACAACGTGGCGCACCGTCCTCACAGTTTGCGTACGACGCCATTGAGCTGCGCCACGTTGGCTTTCGTCATCAACTTGACGTCACTCTGCGGCTTGCTAATTTTAGCGCTAATCGCTTATCTTCTGGCGCTAGACCCGCCGTTGGACTTCCTCTTGAGGAGGCCCGGTGTTTCCGCGGCGCTATTGGTCCCGACGGCGACTTTGATTTCTCTCATTTTAGCCGGTATTCGAGGACCGCGTGACAGTCTTCAACGGGAAACTGACTGTTTTATGGATCCGGTTCAAGCTGGAGTTTCGTACGCCGTCGCTAAGCTGTGCTTGGCTTTTCTGGCGCCTTACATTCTACAAATAGCGATTGTGCTAAGTGGCTGCGCGAAAGAACGAAACTCAAAGGGAAGGTTTCTCTTGGGTAAAAAGGAAAGTTCGATGTACCTATCGGTGAACGCCGTGCTCTTCTTCTGCCATCTTTTTTACAACGTGGCGCTGGTGAGAGCGGCGCGACAGCAAACGCGAGGCGAGCTGAGCCACCGGGAACGAGCGTTTATTAGCATTGCCGAGCTTGTTTTCTTCGCAGGGAGCGGCGTCAGCCTGCTGCTCGTGCTCATCACGAGCAAACCAAGTCGGGAGAAGCTAAGCGGACTATTCGGTTTGATTGTGAACTGCTGCCCGAGAGTGCACAAACACGCTCAGCCCAACAGGAACATCATCACGCCGCACATCGAGATTACGGACACGTTGCAAGATATCGAATCATGAACATACAAAAAGTTATGTTGGACCTGCTTCAGATATTTTGCTTTGAACTGAGAGCAAAAATGTCAGATATGagcgatacgatttgtgatacatggtcaggaaatcattctacgatataaataataaacagaaaaagctATTTACATCCTTTTgctgtgagtttatcactggtagacgtccaatccatttgaagtgggagggatggcagcgaatgaacgaatgttcattcgctgccatccctcccacttcaaactgcttggacgtctatggccatcaatggcagccaatgccaggcaatgagttcattttggggtatttaatgtcatttccagt from Corythoichthys intestinalis isolate RoL2023-P3 chromosome 21, ASM3026506v1, whole genome shotgun sequence includes:
- the LOC130909906 gene encoding uncharacterized protein LOC130909906, with the translated sequence MASETTTQAPPYGSTATPNTSRASPTNVLPNTSTASPTNVLDRIAAADLISTANHVYAFLAAAALMASCFLIYHFVRTYGAQRRAAWPDRLLWAFSCIQLLLVLFSFYNVAHRPHSLRTTPLSCATLAFVINLTSLCGLLILALIAYLLALDPPLDFLLRRPGVSAALLVPTATLISLILAGIRGPRDSLQRETDCFMDPVQAGVSYAVAKLCLAFLAPYILQIAIVLSGCAKERNSKGRFLLGKKESSMYLSVNAVLFFCHLFYNVALVRAARQQTRGELSHRERAFISIAELVFFAGSGVSLLLVLITSKPSREKLSGLFGLIVNCCPRVHKHAQPNRNIITPHIEITDTLQDIES